One Lysobacter enzymogenes DNA segment encodes these proteins:
- a CDS encoding 2-hydroxychromene-2-carboxylate isomerase codes for MSAPALRWYFDFISPFAYLQWQRVRALAAQRPVALVPVAFGAVLAAHSHKGPAEIPGKREFTYRHVLWQARRAGVRLRFPPAHPFNPLASLRLSVAAGNTPEAVEAIFDWIWGQGREGDSVEALGPVAAGLGVPAEALASESVKTALRANTEAALLAGVFGVPTLSIGSDLFWGNDAHDFALDALQHPEMLEDPEMQRLLQLPIGVQRRA; via the coding sequence ATGAGCGCCCCCGCGCTGCGTTGGTACTTCGATTTCATCTCGCCGTTCGCCTACCTGCAGTGGCAACGGGTGCGCGCGCTCGCCGCGCAGCGGCCGGTCGCGCTGGTGCCGGTGGCGTTCGGCGCGGTGCTGGCCGCGCACAGCCACAAGGGTCCGGCGGAAATCCCGGGCAAGCGCGAGTTCACCTATCGCCACGTGCTGTGGCAGGCGCGGCGCGCGGGCGTGCGCCTGCGCTTCCCGCCGGCGCATCCGTTCAATCCGCTGGCGTCGCTGCGCCTGAGCGTGGCCGCCGGCAACACGCCCGAGGCGGTGGAGGCGATCTTCGACTGGATCTGGGGCCAGGGCCGCGAAGGAGACAGCGTCGAGGCGCTGGGCCCGGTCGCGGCCGGCCTGGGCGTGCCGGCCGAGGCGCTCGCCAGCGAGTCGGTGAAGACCGCATTGCGCGCGAATACCGAAGCGGCTCTGCTTGCCGGTGTATTTGGCGTGCCCACGCTGAGCATCGGATCAGACCTGTTCTGGGGCAACGATGCACACGATTTCGCCCTTGACGCGCTGCAACATCCGGAAATGCTTGAAGATCCCGAAATGCAGCGGCTGCTGCAGTTGCCCATCGGAGTGCAGCGCCGGGCCTGA
- a CDS encoding DUF1761 domain-containing protein: MNVPLDQVNWLAIAAATASSFVLGGLWYGPLFKKTWCREAGVDPDAKPAHAGRVFATAIVCALLSATIFAALMPPQATAVDGFGVGFVVGLFFVSMSFGINYAFAGRSLKLWMIDSGYHIVQFVLYGAILGAWK; this comes from the coding sequence ATGAACGTCCCGCTCGACCAGGTCAACTGGCTCGCCATCGCCGCCGCCACCGCGTCTTCGTTCGTCCTCGGCGGGCTGTGGTACGGGCCCCTGTTCAAGAAAACCTGGTGCCGCGAGGCCGGGGTCGATCCGGACGCCAAGCCCGCCCACGCCGGCCGCGTGTTCGCCACCGCGATCGTCTGCGCGCTGCTGTCGGCGACCATCTTCGCCGCGCTGATGCCGCCGCAGGCCACCGCGGTCGACGGCTTCGGCGTCGGTTTCGTGGTCGGCCTGTTCTTCGTCTCGATGAGCTTCGGCATCAACTACGCCTTCGCCGGCCGCAGCCTCAAGCTGTGGATGATCGACAGCGGCTACCACATCGTCCAGTTCGTCCTCTACGGCGCGATCCTCGGCGCCTGGAAATAA